AGCGGCATGGGTTCCCTGGAAAGATTGCGTCACAAGCGCCCGGCGCTGCTCGCGGCCGTCGCGGCGGCGCTGGTGGTGCTGGCGGCCGCGGCCCTGGTGTGGTCAGGTTCTTCGGCGAAGACGGCCACCATCATCGGATACGTGGACGTTGACCGGGTGGCAAGCGAATACCTGGGCCCGGCGCTCAACGAGCCTCTCAAGAAGGAGACGGAGAGGCTGCAGGCGGAACTCGACAAGGAGCTGGCCAGGCTGGATGCCGAGTTCGACGACAAGTCCAGGGGCATGAACGAGAGCGACAAGGCCGATCTGCGCGAGCGCTACCAGCAGCAGAAGCAGGACCTGTTCGTGAAGTACCAGCAGCAGCTTGACCAGCGCAAGCAGGAGATGATCAACGCCCGGCTTCCCAAGATCCGGGAGGCCATCGGCAAGGTGGGCGAGCGCCTGGGCCTGGAGGTGGTGCTGGACAAGAGCCAGGTCATCTGGGGCGGGCGCGATACCACCGACGAGGTGCTGAGAGAGCTCGGCGTCAAGACGCAGGCGAACGCACCCTCCGGACGCTAGGGGCCATGCGGGAGCTGACGGTACAGGAGGTCACCGAACGCCTCAGGGGCCGCATCATCGGCGCCGACCCGGCTGCCGTCTTGCGGGGCGTCGCGCCCGCCGACCAGGCGGGGCCGGAGGACGTGACGCTGGTGCTTTCGGCGCGCTACTGGGAGGAGCTGGGAGATCGCAAGGTGGGCGCGGTCCTGGTGCCGCCCGGCAAGGCGGTGCAGGGCCGTCCCTGCATCGAGGTGGAAGACCCGCGCAGGGCCTTCGACCGGCTTCTGGAGTACTTCGCCCCTGAAGCGTGGCTTCCGCCGCCCGGCATCGACCCGACCGCGGTGGTCGCTCCGGACGCCGACCTCGGCCCCGGCGTGCGGGTCGGGGCCCGAGCGGTCATCGGCCGCAGGGTGCGGCTGGGCCGGGAGTGCGTCATCCATCCCGGCGCGGTG
Above is a genomic segment from Bacillota bacterium containing:
- a CDS encoding OmpH family outer membrane protein, with product MGSLERLRHKRPALLAAVAAALVVLAAAALVWSGSSAKTATIIGYVDVDRVASEYLGPALNEPLKKETERLQAELDKELARLDAEFDDKSRGMNESDKADLRERYQQQKQDLFVKYQQQLDQRKQEMINARLPKIREAIGKVGERLGLEVVLDKSQVIWGGRDTTDEVLRELGVKTQANAPSGR